The following coding sequences lie in one Liolophura sinensis isolate JHLJ2023 chromosome 4, CUHK_Ljap_v2, whole genome shotgun sequence genomic window:
- the LOC135464431 gene encoding cephalotocin receptor 2-like yields the protein MDVTYSPSDVVWQKDVHWWNGSTWLNNTLKNVTKHKTRDEELAKIEIAVLAIILVLAIFGNTCVLLALSRKRTNVSRMHIFIMHLSIADLLVAIFNVLPQMLNDITFRFQGNDSLCRFVKYMQVVVIYLSTYVLVMTAVDRYRAICFPLSNHSWTARRVHLMVVGAYFIAFTLSTPQLFLFHYGRTVTGEMDCLANFDPFWLVNVYVTWFTAAVYIVPLLILTFAYGSICYTVWLRSRQQKSASHPAKVIHEVQYKSTASTLNSAAEISNRVHRKDVHPRSHSCRGFSRAKIKTIKLTFVVILAYVICWSPFFISQLWWLYDESVAEKQYAVIMMLLASLNSCCNPWIYLAFSGNLLYHIIPCKSLKPQRKSTQFTTQPTGQSKSRKDGDSIEMPILEGRGSLTGQSSRFTRLTSLKWEVNSIESSSPKKSPSPRSSSLKSLVSPHVNRKFQVRELNADREATSGMMISENTAVLPMRNGQKQCLLGETDSLESVHSAAV from the exons ATGGACGTAACATACTCACCATCAGATGTCGTTTGGCAGAAAGATGTTCACTGGTGGAATGGAAGCACGTGGCTGAATAACACGTTGAAGAACGTCACAAAACACAAGACAAGGGATGAAGAGTTGGCCAAAATAGAAATTGCGGTACTGGCAATTATTTTGGTGCTGGCAATTTTCGGCAATACTTGTGTCCTCTTAGCTCTGAGCAGAAAACGAACGAATGTGTCTCGGATGCATATATTCATTATGCACCTCAGCATTGCGGACCTACTGGTCGCCATCTTTAACGTCTTGCCTCAGATGCTTAATGATATCACATTCCGATTTCAAGGAAACGACTCTTTGTGTCGATTTGTAAAGTACATGCAAGTCGTAGTAATATATCTCTCTACATATGTGTTAGTCATGACGGCAGTGGATCGCTACAGGGCAATCTGCTTCCCGTTGTCGAACCACTCATGGACTGCTAGGCGAGTGCACTTGATGGTTGTTGGAGCTTATTTTATTGCTTTCACTCTGAGTACGCCGCAATTATTCTTGTTCCACTATGGACGTACAGTTACCGGCGAAATGGATTGCTTGGCAAACTTCGACCCCTTTTGGTTGGTTAACGTTTACGTCACGTGGTTTACGGCAGCCGTGTACATCGTTCCTTTACTCATTTTGACGTTTGCATATGGCTCAATTTGCTACACGGTATGGTTGCGCTCCAGACAACAAAAGTCCGCCAGCCACCCTGCCAAAGTCATCCACGAGGTACAGTACAAAAGTACGGCAAGCACGTTGAATTCTGCTGCTGAAATTTCCAACCGTGTCCACAGGAAAGATGTCCATCCCAGAAGCCATTCATGCAGGGGATTCTCACGTGCGAAAATCAAAACAATCAAGTTGACTTTCGTTGTCATTTTGGCCTACGTTATCTGCTGGTCGCCGTTTTTCATTTCTCAGTTATGGTGGCTGTACGACGAATCCGTCGCTGAAAAGC AGTACGCCGTCATCATGATGCTGCTGGCAAGTCTTAACAGTTGTTGTAACCCATGGATATACCTGGCATTCAGTGGAAATCTTCTCTATCATATCATACCTTGTAAATCCTTAAAACCACAACGGAAATCGACCCAGTTCACCACGCAGCCAACGGGACAATCCAAATCCAGGAAAGACGGTGATTCCATTGAAATGCCAATTCTGGAGGGCCGGGGATCGCTCACGGGGCAGTCTAGTCGATTCACTCGCTTAACGTCTTTAAAATGGGAAGTGAATTCCATCGAATCTTCTTCCCCGAAAAAGAGTCCCTCTCCTCGAAGTTCTTCTCTAAAGAGCCTCGTGTCTCCGCATGTGAACCGAAAGTTCCAAGTGAGGGAGTTGAACGCCGACAGGGAAGCCACATCGGGGATGATGATATCCGAGAACACGGCAGTTTTACCCATGAGAAACGGACAAAAACAATGTTTGCTTGGGGAAACGGATTCTTTAGAATCTGTGCATTCTGCTGCCGTTTAA